CCATTCCGAACAGGGCAGTTAAGCCCGCCAGCGCCGATGGTACTGCGTCACAGCGGGAGAGTAGGTCGCCGCCCCCCTTACGCCCCGCGGGATTACCCGCGGGGCTTTTTTATTTTGGTACCCGCCCAGGGTAATCCTTAGCGTCCGAATCCCATCAGTCCCGCATGTTGGCGCGCGTGTCCATACGCGTGCGATAGGTGTATAAAAAAAATTGTGAGCGCGGGCAAAGGAATTTTTACTACATTTACTGAAAGCTACCGGGCAGAGGGGCGTATGCCGCACGCGTTTAAAAACGAGCGGGAGCGAGGGTAATAAAGCGTAAGAAGTAATTATCACGGACTGCAAGTCCGCGCCAGCAATGGGTCCGCGCCAGCAATGGCGAGTGAAATGTTAATGTTACCGCACGGATTGCAAATCCGCGCGAGCGGGGGTATGGTGTAAACAAAGCATTCATTCAAGAATTAAAGGAGAGTATTGTTAAAGCAGAAATTCAAGAACTAATTAATAAAGCAATTAAAGAATATGAACAAGGAAAAACCGAGTAAAGACTTAAAAAGTTGGCAGGAGAATCTTATTGGTTTTTTCGCCTTTTCAGGAATATTATTATTTCTTTGTTTTTTTTATGATAGTATTGTAAATGAAGTATCTGAATCAAGCACAAAAGTTAAATTTTTTAGATCTTTATTAAAATATTTAGATACTAAATTCGGGAAAGAATATGTTTTTGGATTTGTAATAATTATAATGATTATAGCGGGTACTGCTGCTCTGAGAGGTTTTTTGAATAATAGAAAAAAGGAACGCTAGCGCGGATTTGCCTTGTTCGCGCGTCTTCTTTGGATGCGTGCGCCCGGTTTTCCCGCTCCTTTCGCTCGCGTGGCTTTGTAACCGACCGAAGCGAGTTCGGCAAAGCCAACCCGTGCGGTTATTTCAATAAAGCATAGTTGAAATAAACAATAAAGAGTAAGAAGTATTTGTCACGGACTACAAGTCCGCGCCAGCAATGAGGCTGGACAAAAAATTTGTGTACGTGACTGAACAAGGGTATTTTTTACTACATTTACTGAAGGCTACCGGGCGGAGCGGCGTATGCCGCACGCGTTTAAAGACGCGTGCGAACGAATGTAGTGAAAAGTATGCCGTACGCGTTTAAAGACGCGTGCGAACGAATGTAGCGAAAAGTATGCCGTACTCGTTCAGAGGCCGGTGAATGGGGGTTATGGTAAATCCCTTGCCTTAATCAATATTTTTCTAAAGAACGATCTCGATCCTGTTTTCCTTGCTGTTCAACAAACCAAAAAATAAGTTTCTTTCAACTCTTATTCCGCCTTTTCGGTATGGGTTTACCTCATAGGTAAAGGGCGGTTCTACATGGTTTACTTTAAGTGAGCGGGGACTAAATGTTGATTTGGTAATGTGGTAGGTAACACTAAATGGTATGTTACTAAAGCTAAAGTTTACCCTTAAGCCATCAAATTCTTTTGGTAGAACTGGGTCAATAACAACGAACTCATTGCTGAATCGGAATCCGAGTAACCTGCCCAAGATAATACCTATAAAAATTCCAGGTCCACTGGAGTAAACTCGCCATCCACCATGTAATTTAATGTTTCCTTTAATAACTTCGGAGTATAGCTTATCGGCTTCGTACCTGTTTTTAAATAGTACATCAGAGCTGCTGTAATAGCAGTTTGATTGTCGAATATCGCCCTGTTTTACTATGTTTGTGTAACTAATTGGTATTGCTTGCAGTATGGCATAAATAAGTTCTTCGGCTTTGCCAGTTACGGCAAGAGTTTCCGCATATCTAATATGTTCGTGAGTGTACATTAAGCCAATTTCCCTTCCAAAAAATGTACTGCTTTCGGCACGTTGGAAAATTTTTTGTAAACCTCCGCTATACTTAAGGGGCTTATCCATAAGTCGGGCACCATCGGGGCCTAAAAGGTGATTTGTTATTATTTTTTGGTGATTGAAAGCCTGATTTGAATCAAAAATCCCGCTTAGAATACCTCTGTTCATTGGGAGGATGCTATAACTAACTCCTGTTTCACTATCGGAGGGGTGAAGAAGGAGAGTAAAAGTGTTATCGTTTTCTAAATGTCCGTACCCGGCTACAACACCATTGGAAACTAAATATTTATTAAAGTCTGTTTTAATTTTAGTACTTATTTCACCTAATGCTTCGGCCTTATCGGTTAAACCCAATAGCCTATAGACTGTTTCGAACAGCTTAAAGGCCTGGTAATTCATTTCAACCGTCCAGCTCGATACCAAACGTTGTGCTAGTTGGCTGTTAACCGGTTGAAGCGAATCGTTCCAATCGCCACCCCCAAATGGCACTAGTGCAGTGCCAGGAATGAACGATTTAACAATCCTATCAATTAACCGTTCAACATGTTCAATTAGAGGAGTAACCTCCATGCTGTCACCATTATTTTCGGTGTAGTAGGGTAATGGCGAGTTCAGAATATCAACATCTCCGCTATTTATGATGTAATTGGAGAGGGCTATAATACACCAGTAGGCAATATCGCCATGGGCCTCGTGGGCCCTGATGGTTTTATACCTATCAAACATCCACCATTGTGGCCACCACCCATCGGGGTTCTGGTTGGAAAAGATTGTTTGAAGAATTTTTTTTACCTCATAGTACTTACCTAAACTTAACAACATTTCAACAGGACCCTGGGAAACATCGCGTGTACCCCATGCTGCACCTCCAAATTGTTCTAACCCATAGGGAGTGAGGTAATGGATTAGAGCGTTTGACTCAAACCAGGGTATAATCTCGTTAATGATTTCAATTTCATCGGAATTTCCTGAAAGGGTTATTTCTAATCCCGATTTTTCTCTAAATGCCAGAGCATCTTCTAAATCTGCCTGAAACTGTTGGTCGGGGTTGATAATGGTTGACTGGTCAAAAAAGTTTTGAAGCTCACAAATAAAACTTATGCTTAACTGATTAGTTGAATCGGATTTGATAACGACAAACGAATTGGCATAGCTGCTTTCAATATCAATACAATTGCCGTTATCAAATTTTATATTAGCGCAATCCGATTTGTTTATAACCATACGGTATTGGGCTTTAGGGTAATTTTTGGAAAGAAGACTTTCTGGACTAGGGATAAAGGTTAAACCGTTCGGAAAGCCTGACGATTTTACTTGCCAACCGTTCAGCTCATCGAGGTTATTGGTAATGATAATGTTTACTGGATGGCCAGATATTACCTTAAAATCAAAATTTACAATAGGTGTATTAGGTGAAGCCCATGTTGTTACTTGAAAAATATTACTATCGAGCTTATAAATCCATTGAGCATAAATCAATCCCATTTCGTAGGCCGATGGTACACCTAGCTGGTAATACCTATTGTTGATTTCTACAAAAATTCTTTGACCTGTTTCGGGTAAAAGGTTGAATTGACTTGTATTTATCGAAAGTAGTGTATTGAAATTAGTGTTTCCTTGTTTTAGATGAGAATTAAAAACGCCAAACGACCATGTTGTAAGGGAAACAATATTATCATCATGATTTAGATTGATATTGGACTGGAGAATGTGCCCGTGAGGACGATAGGCCAGAATATCTTTTTCTCCAAGTACAACATGCTTGCCCTTGCCATAAAAAAATGAAAGCAATTTGCCGTTATTAAAGTCAGGGAATCGTTTCTCAGGACTAAAAAAATGGTTAATTTCATTTTCACTCAAATCCTGGGATGGGAAAAATTCAGAGCGAATAAAAA
The genomic region above belongs to Tenuifilum sp. 4138str and contains:
- a CDS encoding GH36-type glycosyl hydrolase domain-containing protein, translating into MKLKNNSDLEFEFHSNGRIKRISSNGIRIGLRDTNPFSMFGTSIFLRERNTPKKHIMLFGTGSNSVFTFEDNCYFAKGKWNGIEYLISLQLHNTESCWLWSIELTNGNSSPSNYDIIIIQDVGLKQLSVGPVNEYYVSQYTERLILDDPQYGAVVCCRQNMKEPTGNPWLMAACKNGAASATTDGLYVYGNSYRKTKIPLALELDTLPGECAAESSVIAIQSKPFDFSSGNNHQISFVFRFLPDHPSATSSNDLAILPNLFEQFKSKYPTTSNWEKGKHNLFIRSEFFPSQDLSENEINHFFSPEKRFPDFNNGKLLSFFYGKGKHVVLGEKDILAYRPHGHILQSNINLNHDDNIVSLTTWSFGVFNSHLKQGNTNFNTLLSINTSQFNLLPETGQRIFVEINNRYYQLGVPSAYEMGLIYAQWIYKLDSNIFQVTTWASPNTPIVNFDFKVISGHPVNIIITNNLDELNGWQVKSSGFPNGLTFIPSPESLLSKNYPKAQYRMVINKSDCANIKFDNGNCIDIESSYANSFVVIKSDSTNQLSISFICELQNFFDQSTIINPDQQFQADLEDALAFREKSGLEITLSGNSDEIEIINEIIPWFESNALIHYLTPYGLEQFGGAAWGTRDVSQGPVEMLLSLGKYYEVKKILQTIFSNQNPDGWWPQWWMFDRYKTIRAHEAHGDIAYWCIIALSNYIINSGDVDILNSPLPYYTENNGDSMEVTPLIEHVERLIDRIVKSFIPGTALVPFGGGDWNDSLQPVNSQLAQRLVSSWTVEMNYQAFKLFETVYRLLGLTDKAEALGEISTKIKTDFNKYLVSNGVVAGYGHLENDNTFTLLLHPSDSETGVSYSILPMNRGILSGIFDSNQAFNHQKIITNHLLGPDGARLMDKPLKYSGGLQKIFQRAESSTFFGREIGLMYTHEHIRYAETLAVTGKAEELIYAILQAIPISYTNIVKQGDIRQSNCYYSSSDVLFKNRYEADKLYSEVIKGNIKLHGGWRVYSSGPGIFIGIILGRLLGFRFSNEFVVIDPVLPKEFDGLRVNFSFSNIPFSVTYHITKSTFSPRSLKVNHVEPPFTYEVNPYRKGGIRVERNLFFGLLNSKENRIEIVL